The following proteins come from a genomic window of Montipora capricornis isolate CH-2021 chromosome 9, ASM3666992v2, whole genome shotgun sequence:
- the LOC138016862 gene encoding uncharacterized protein: protein MDAFNFHLTEILFSRREFLDGDTNVRSDEKNQENSCSAYQDLCFVTVLENFIQSAKQMQQTVLFPSILMDLPVKLLLPDSDHHEIYLNRETDLRTFYLIVKSFVTQLTEGCNYIEEGLDEGIESMKNVRELCMQLRPLINQAKYLGYAAEEIALSLSPASFQEFTEHKTANAFLYDDHATCNLRAALKLFLHEMDVMEKETLFPNLLKSYRAVDYGFRSTGEKTLNDIYTSLLYFKSILVHSQVNELESVDHLALHHTVSKLKYVFYNYAYVLNKLVLLYRQKVKEEGSENMRNQHTA from the coding sequence ATGGATGCATTCaactttcatttaacggaaATTTTATTCAGTAGACGCGAATTTCTGGATGGCGATACGAACGTAAGATCTGATGAAAAAAACCAAGAGAACTCTTGCAGTGCCTATCAAGACTTGTGCTTTGTAACTGTGCTTGAGAACTTTATCCAGTCAGCTAAACAAATGCAACAAACAGTTCTATTTCCAAGTATATTGATGGATTTACCTGTGAAGTTGTTATTGCCGGACTCCGATCACCACGAAATTTATTTGAATAGAGAAACGGATTTGAGAACATTTTACCTCATCGTCAAATCCTTCGTTACCCAGCTCACGGAGGGATGTAATTATATTGAAGAAGGTTTAGATGAAGGTATTGAAAGCATGAAAAACGTTCGGGAACTGTGCATGCAATTGCGGCCTCTTATAAACCAGGCAAAGTATCTTGGTTACGCTGCCGAAGAAATAGCTTTATCTCTTTCACCGGCCTCTTTCCAAGAATTCACCGAACATAAAACAGCGAATGCGTTTCTTTACGATGACCACGCAACTTGCAATCTGCGGGCGGCTTTGAAACTATTCTTGCACGAAATGGACGTGATGGAGAAAGAAACTCTTTTCCCAAACCTTTTGAAATCGTACCGCGCTGTAGATTATGGATTTCGTTCGACTGGAGAAAAAACTCTAAACGACATATATACCAGCTTGCTTTATTTTAAGAGCATTTTGGTTCATTCCCAAGTCAACGAGCTCGAATCTGTTGATCATTTAGCATTGCATCACACAGTATCTAAGCTCAAATATGTTTTCTATAATTATGCTTATGTTCTTAATAAGCTGGTCCTCCTTTATCGGCAAAAAGTCAAGGAAGAAGGCTCAGAAAATATGAGAAACCAACATACAGCATAA